From Equus przewalskii isolate Varuska chromosome 2, EquPr2, whole genome shotgun sequence:
CCCGACCCGGCACAGGTTGGGGGCcaggatgaagaaaaagagacGGGAAAGATGTCCCCACCTTCTAGGTCAGAATACCTCGTGATCAGCTCCAGCCACTGGCACTCTTGGCCATTCCTGGAGCTTACATAAAGGGACAATTGGAACCTGAGAGGCCACAGTGTGAACACTTTCAgggctgggagcacagaggacCCCTGACATCATGAGTTGGTCCTTGTACCCCCGGAATTTAATTCTGTACTTCTATACTCTTTTTTTGCTCTCTTCAACATGCCTGGCAGTAAGTGTGCTGTTCACAAGACATATTTGTTTTAAACAGAAagctaaaaaataagaaaatatatgataaactagtgaaatttctgtatttttctcctCTAGTATGTTGCTACCAGAGACAACTGCTGCATCTTAGATGAAAGATTTGTaagtaatttttatgtttctcGCTGTGTTTGAACTGGAAAGGGGCAGAGGAATGAAAGGAATTCTCTCATAAATATCATTTAGcgttttaaactctttttttttttaacatagtctacattttagctatttttattgaTAGATTTTAAGTATAGCTTTCATCAAGATTTCTAATCACTCTCTTGTATTTCCAGGGCAGTTATTGTCCGACTACCTGTGGAATTGCAGATTTCCTGTCGAATTACCAAACCAGTGTGGACAAGGATCTACAGGATTTTGAAGACATCTTACATCGAGCTGAAAATCAAACCTCAGAAGCCGAACAACTGATCCAAGCAATCCGAACCAGCTATAATCCTGATGAACCACCAAAGACAGGTGAGAAACGGAATACCACCGACGGAGAAAATAATTTGTGgatttcttttgctgttgttttagTTGTTGTATTTGTCTGAGCAAGTTTATGTCTCTGATCCCATATTACAGGCAGAATAGATGCTGCTACTAGAGAGTCCAAGAAAATGATGGAAGAAATTGTGAAATATGAAGCTTTGGTTGTAACACATGAATCAACTATTCGgtaagcatttttgttttaatttactctCCAAGACTGATTTAGTGTTTATTCAATATTCCAAGCTTCCATggaaataatctttttatttttttttcccatttatccaATTGGCATTATGCCTGACCATCTTGAACACAGTGGAGATAGGAATTTTTAGTGCAATGAATTCTATTGGGTTATAATAGCTTTTTAGTAATCGTGTGGGAGAAAGGTGTGTAGTTGTCTTCAAATGCAATGGTCAGAATGTtccgccctcccccacccccgcacccCCATTTGTCTTACAATATAAATTCAAACTGATGAGAATTTGGGTGttgaaaataagattattttataaGATTGTCAATAAATCAGTGATGAGGAATTTGCAAGCAGAGACATAAGAAGGATCTTAGctataaaagtaaattatattgaagttagagcagaaaaaaatgtgttttaagagACTAAGTGTAACACACATTATGAAGCTACGTGTTGATCGTGGCAAAATGAACCTGCAAAAATGGGTTTTCCTCCTTTCACTTGAGAGTAAAATGTCTCTGTTAACAACTTCTTAGGGACTCATGAACTTTCTGAACATGGGGTCTCAGATATCAGTTTTAGTTTCTATCTCAATTTCTTTTGCAAATTGTTCTCAAAGCAGCATAAGAAATTGAGCTAAACAGTGGCTGAGGAAAAGTGGCCAAGGAGGGGTTTCTCCACTTTTTTGGTATCAGAAGGccattgtttttattgctgtgatTATTATTAGCATTAAAATTTGTATAATTATTGCTCATCATTGAAGCTGAAGGAGACTATGGTGCAATAATTTTCTAAGGCGCAGTAGAGAAAAAGAAGTAGTCGAATAGTTTGTCTATCCTTCTTTACTTCAAAGGAAGACACAACAGTCTATTCATTGTAGatagttttctgtcatttttgaaTATGTAGAAGCAAGCCTGTGAGAAACAACAAAAGTGGGGTCATTACTTGCCCTAGCCTTTTTCCAAAGCTATGTAAATATGAACattaaggaaaaagggaaagtgtctgttttattttatgcaagATAATGCCCCAGATAGTTTTCCCATGTAAGTTATAGATTGACATCCATAAATAAATCCTCAGAAGTTCCACAAGTGAAAAGGAATAATGCTTCAACATATGTGAATTACTAATCAGAGCTCTTCCTTGCCTAAGAAAACTCTATCCTAAGAATAATTATCAGATGGTTTTCCTATTAACCAGGCTCATCACTCACATAGCTTGTTATCTGCTGCCCTTCATGCAGAAGGTAAAAATCAGAATGACCATTTACAATGACTTTGTTTATTGACAAgggctttgttattttcttttctaaaaagctTAGAATTTTAATTCATCTCAAATTAgtaacataatttaatttttccaaaatggaGTAATTTATCAAGAAGCCATTCCTGAGAAAATAaggtagtatttttaaaagaaaacacaaaattactCCTCTGAAAGAATATTCTGTTATCTTATTCTTCTGCTTGCAGATTTTTGCAGGatatatataattcaaataaTCAAAAGATCATTAATCTGAAACAGAAAGTAGCCCAGCTTGAAGCAAAGTGTCAGGAACCTTGCAGAGACACAGTACACATACAAGATACCACTGGGAAAGGTAAGTGAAAGGTTTATATTGGGATTATGTCCATTAAAGTGAATATATAAAGTGAAGGAGATTTTACAAATTAGAATATATAGGAATAATTTGGAAAGTGTCTACTCATTAAATCTAACGTGTCCGATTGCTTAGACTTTTCTTGAGTAGCTAAAAATAGTCTGAAAGGAATGATGATGAGAGAAGTAAGAAAATGCTTCTTGGGAAATGAACACAGTGGTTTGCAACATGTTAAAAGCTCATTTTCAAGACTGGAACAGTCTTACCTGGATTTCAAACCACAGTAAAAATGTCTTCTTCTTCAGATTGTCAAGACATTGCCAATAAGGGAGCCAAAGAGAGTGGGCTTTACTTTATCAAACCTCTGAAAGCTAAGCAGCAGTTCTTAGTCTACTGTGAAATCGATGCAACTGGAAATGGGTGGACTGTGCTTCAGAAGGTATGTTTTCCTCCCCATGTACATTTAATAAACCCCTGCCATATGCTTTTCTAAACACTTCGTGAACATTAACGAACATTAACTCAATCCTCACAACTTCTCTATGAGGTTGCTGCAACTATTACCTCtattcacagaggagaaaacttaggcatgagaggttaagtaacttgcccaaggtcacataactctTAAGTAACAgagtcaggacttgaacccaggtgaTCTGGTTTCAGAGGCTGTGCTTTGACTCTCTACTATGCTGGCACTGCTGTTGTAGATTCATGATAGCAAGCAATCACAGTATCATATTGATGAAGAACTAGAAAAGACCTCTTTCATCAGGTAGATCAAGACCTAAGACTGCCCATCACAAGAAGATGAAGTCCCACAGAGGATACAGTTGGGCTGCTCCAAGACAATGGccctctgctgcctctgccagTGCCTGGCGCCCACTGTGGATCCTTTTACCTTTTGTTTACCTTGGACCGCTATTACAACTACTCCTGCAGGGGGCGCTCAGAGGGAGTGACTGATAGATGTGCTGGTAGGTAGACAAAGATTGAGCAATGGGTTGACCTTTCCACCATCAGTACTAGAATCAGCAATATCAAGGTGGAGTTCTGAAATCCtttaggtgtttttttaaaactatcacTAATTTAGAATTtataatgtgccaggcactttttaAGTACTTCTCTTACATTCTGTTGTGTAATCCCTGCAATAACCCCGAGAAGTAAGCATCATTATTcctatttgacagatgaggaaactgaggcagcttgCCCAAGTTCACTTAGTTAGTAAATGATGGAATCATACCCTCCATATTTTAGACAAGATGTTTATAATGTGTTCTTCATGTGCACTGATAATCTATTCTCTCCTTTTGCCCATGTAATTGTGTAATTAGAGGCTCGATGGCAGTGTGGATTTCAAGAAAAACTGGATTCAATATAAAGAAGGGTTTGGATATCTATCTCCTACTGGCACCACAGAATTTTGGCTGGGAAATGAGAAGATTCATTTGATAAGCACACAGACTACCATCCCATATGTACTAAGAGTGCAGCTGGAGGACTGGAATGGCAAAACCAGGTACTGTTTAGAAAGGACTTCTTTTTGTCATAGAGACCGTCTGGAATGTGCACTTTCCAACCATCATAAAAGTCAATATTTACTAAGAGTTGAATATGTACCAGAAATTGAGcatgaaattataatttattacaaaTAACTATTTCATGAGGCAGTTACTATTATtaatcccactttacagatgaactTTCCTAAGTTCACAGTGCTGGTACATGGTAAAGGTTGGATCTGAACTCAGGTAGTTTGACTCTACAGCCTGTCCTCTTAACAAATATGCTAGTTGAAAAGTGAATCCAGCCTCTTCAGATTTCCCTGTGCTTTAATGACCATTCATTCAGTCAAAATCTAGAGCTATCTTAAAATCAAATCAGCCAGCTCCTTTGGTGAGATAAagcatcttcttctttttttttttttttgaggaagattagccctgagctaactgttgccaatcctcctcctttcactgaggaagactggccctgagctaacatccatgcccatcttcctctactttatatatggatgcctaccacagcatggcgtgccaagcggtgccatgtacgcaccccggatctgaaccgacgaaccccgggccgccgaagcagaacgtgcacatttaaccactgcaccactgggccagcccctaaagcccCTTCTGTGCTCAGAGATATCTGGAGGCCTTGAGCATTGTGTCCCTAATtagaattgagaaaaatattcaaccCTCTTGTTGTGTctatgaaataatgaaatatattctgTATCcaaacactatttttatttttttaatttttacccagAAAACACCATAGTCAGTAGACCTTCTGTGAGAACATCTCCCATTTTCCAACTACTGGAGATCGGGgaagaagataaatattttctggaaatctCTTTTTGTGCACCAAGGCCCATTCTTCCCTGAACCTCACAATTTTTTCTGGGGAGGAATCTCACTCTTATCCTATAGCTCATGTTTTGTGGGCCACACAGGGACCACTTCTTTTATGCGATGCTCTAGGAAGCCCTCCTTCTTGCCACTATCACAATGCTTTGGTAAAGAAAAACCCCTTTAGGATCTCACCTTTTAGATGGTAGAAGTGGCTAATGAAGCTGTAGCTTCTTCAAGTTTGGTGCTTTAACTAATGGTCACTCACTACCAGATGATTCCTGTGGTTTATGATAACTTTGTGCACAATGCTAAACACTTAGACAAAAGTGGAAAATATGAAATCAGTCAGATTCATCCACACATGTATGTTTCCTGTTAGGATCCTATAGCCATTCAAATGGCTGcagtttttagttttcactcGGATGCCCTGAAGATTTCTAGACTCATTTTGGGTGGTGCTGATCAGCTCTGAACTGGTTCAGACATCCATTGCCTCTTGCCAGACTTGCAGAAAACTATGCAGTGAGCATATTTCAGACTTAAGAAGCAAAGTTAAAAGTTCTAAACAATTGTCCTGTGAAAGAGTGAACTTCTGACATCCCTAGCGGGGCTCAGATATGATATCTGTATTCCCTTTATTGTAGCACTGCAGACTATTCCACGTTCAGGGTGGGAcctgaaaatgacaaataccgCTTGACATATGCCTACTTCATGGGTGGAGAGGCCGGAGATGCCTTTGATGGCTTTGATTTTGGTGATGATCCTAGTGACAAGGTTTTCACATCCCACAATGGCATGCAGTTCAGTACCTGGGACAATGACAACGATAGATTTGAAGGCAACTGTGCTGAACAGGATGGATCGGGTTGGTGGATGAACAAGTGTCATGCTGGCCACCTCAATGGAGTTTATTACCAAGGTATGCTTTagtctatattttaataaaaggtaATAAATAGATATAgggaaatgagaaataattagTAAAGATATTGGGGGATTTATTGTATAGTTCTGTATTTTAAACCAGAATTGGATAATACTAAGCTTATACCTCAAATTGGCccctctacaagaaatccacCTGCTGCAAAATATCCGGTAGCTTGTCGTTATGCCGGAAACTACCACTATCAGAGTTGACACTTTGAGTTATGGTATCTCCTCTAGACTAACCCTGCATATGATCTGGATGGACTAATTACTGTATTTATGCTTGTTAACACATTCAACTGGCTCAGCTGCCCATGACCTATGTGTCAGATAAAACCAGTGAGCAATGAACAGGTATCTGGGGGAGGAGAGTAGAGAGCAGGGAAATATTGGTAAGGGCAGGGGTCCATGAaagccagagaggagaggagtcCATCTGAGGAGAGTAGGCCCTTATTTTAGAATGGGGGCAGGGCAAGTCAGAGTTTTCTCTAAGGCTGGAGTAGTTCTGAACACCGGTTTTACTTACTGACAAACTATTGCTACTACCTGACAGTTACATCTGGGGAAGCCCTCCTGATGCTAAAAGATCCATTAAGATGAGCAATCTTTCCTTCTTAGGGCTGACCTAGCCAATAGATTACTTgtcttcttcttaaaaaatatttaaatttacctTTTAGTTTTCACATTTCTGTTTTAGAAACCTAACTTATCCTTGCATCTACAAACCATACAATTATAAGAAACTCTCAGGGAAGGTGCTTGATCCATGTTCATAGTCTGCGGTACACTCCAGTATTGGGCTCAGACAATCCCTTACAAAATTACATGAGATCCGGTGCCCTgggacaaaaagaaagcaaatcaaCCTAGTCTCCACTTTATAATGGAGATGTAACATAACATTCCAGAACTGTTTTCTAAAGTCCCTCATACTTTCCAATAAAATTGTGTTTCAGATGACCTGAGACCATCTGATCAGGAATTATGACTCCCGCCTTTCTAACCTGCTTGCAGGAAGATGGTCCATAACAGCTGAGTCCACGATGGCTAAGCTCAGGCAGAGAGACCAGTTGGGGAAATTGGGGATTCTAGCCCTGTTAGTAGTGGGTACATTTAGAGTATGAATATGACCAGGAAGCACAACACAGATGTAAGGAATTGTTTAATAATAAACTTATTTCAATTGTAAATCAAGATTTTGGGAATCTTTAAGGATATTTTCAGTTAGTAGATAACACTATAGATTTGATGTGACAGTGGACTTCATAACAGACTTCTTTACAGATTTTTTGAGGTAAGGAAATTCAAGAGCAATAATACGTACATCTCCAACTTGTTTTAGGTGGCACTTACTCAAAATCATCTACGCTTAATGGTTATGATAATGGCATAATTTGGGCCACTTGGAAAAGCCGGTGGTATTCCATGAAGAAAACCACCATGAAGATAATCCCATTCAACAGAATCGCCATTGGAGAAGGACAGCAGTTCCACCTTGGGGCAGCCAAACAGGTTGGACCAGAACACCGTGGCAAAATAGAACATGAATATGACACAGAATATGACGAGTGATTTTACACTGAGAATTAAATGCTCATTTCTATTAACCCACAAAGTTTCAGAAACTTTTCTGAAAGTTTCTTCTCGGTTTCTCTTACTATACTTATtaattttaagtcttttattaAGGATATTTAGccttaaatggaaattaaaactcaCTTTGGACTGTTGACGCAAATTACTGAGCTCagagttatttaaaatttgtttatttgatgAGATAACATTTTAGCTTATCTCCtagatataaaataaagttattgccatatcttttattttaacatgtCATTTTATCTTggtgatttttaaagttatttcttaaatatttcagtatatactAATAAAATAGGAGTAAATTCTAGTGTTTCAAATgcctatttttttccatatttattccCTCTAAATCATACATATttaatgcttctttttaaatggggagaattttatctttttaatatattttctgtttggtCATAGGCTGGAGACGTTTAGAAGACAACTTCAAATGGTAGACCTTTTTAAAAGGACTTTATCTGAGCAGAGAAATATAATGTTTTCCTATGGGACAATGGACTTGCAAAGCCTCACTTCATTTTAAGAGTAAAAAGAACCCTTATCGAAAACTCCACTAACAGTTTTATGCTGGTAATAATTTATCTACATGccatttcaataaacattttgtttcCTAAGACTAGATACCTGGTACCTTTATTGACCATTAAAAAACACCACTTTTCTTCAATTTAGTAATTACACTTCGGTCATCGTCAGTAGCTTCTGAGTCCTCACTTGATGCTAACTATTATATCTGATCCTTGGGGAGCtatgaaggaaatagaaatcGTGGCTTTTGCCCTCCAGGGCATATAAGACAAATATAGGAAAATACGGTAACCCAAAGTGACAAAATTTGATGTAGGAACATAAACACAAGTCACAATCACATAACTAAGGTTCATGGTGCCCAAAGTACAGCCGGAGATAGAAGACTGTTTAGAGATTCTCCCACAAAAACCTTTCAGCTCCAAACTCTTATGGCCAGATGTGGGCACTGGGAGAGGACGGCAACTCAGAGGAGAGAGCTTTATGAAAAATCTGCTCAGTCCCTCACTGGTGAAGAATGAAGCGAAGGGAATGAAGCCATTGCTTCATTCTGAATCCAAGAATATTGAGTTTTTAGCATCCAGAGATAGGGATAGGCCACTTTCTCTAAGGAATAGCTAAGTCTATATAAATTGGCGGAAGGTTGACCATGTAAATAATTGACTAGTCTTATGTGGGGAGGATCTGGTTGTTCTGAAGTCCTGAGCTTTGGCTTTcgattctcttcctttccaaaatgtCCTTCCTAATTCTCTCACCTCCTTATTCTCATGAGTCCTGATTTTTGAATATACTGTCAAGGAGTTAAAACAGTAAATCAACTTGTAGGTATACAACCAAATGCTTGTGAGGCTTTGGGAACAGGAATGTTGATTCATTTTTTgcagcactcattcattcatatatgcTTGGAACACTCATTCaactcacatttattgaatgcctttgTTGTCTAGCTATTATGCTGGATATTGTGGATATTGCACATAGTACtatcctcctctctcccagaaCTATTCTATTCCATACAGTTCTCAAATTTCAAAAAGCCAGTGACTTGTCCTCCCAATCTTCCTTATTCTTCCTTCCCCATATCATCAAGCCTGTCAAATCCACCTCCTAAATATGAATTatattcctttccttctctataCCCACTGCTAACATTCTAGTTGGGACATACAACATCTTCTGCCAGGATAATGGCACTCTCCTCCTTCTTGTCCTCCGTCTTGCCTCCAGCCTTGTCTGCACCCACCTTTATCATGCTCCAAACTGGTTTAAAATCAGAATGCATACAGTCTACAACTTTGTGAATCTATAAAATCCTTTGGGTGAGCCTTTGGTCATAGAtatgaaaagttatataaatatttgtaagttTTGATGCACTTATCTCACTCCAGTGATTTATCCCaagaaattcattttgaaaaagaaaatgccaatgaacaaaaatataaatgtagcCATAATTTACTGACAgtgggaaatttagaaaatacttaacAGTGGAAGAATGGACAAGCAAGGTATTAGTACAATGATTACATAATAAGCATAATCTCTCTCTTTGAATATGGAAATACTTATAAAATCAGTgaaattttaagatgaaaaacaaTTCTACAATGATAATTACATAGAAATTATATATGCATCTACATTTTGgacaaaatataattttgccATATATGCATTATTTGTACATATTTGTTCTCCCCCAACCAATCTGTaatgttaaaatttaattaaaatactgAACGCAAAGCAAATATAAAGTCCAAAAGTTTCTGATTTTTCCCATGATCACTTTTCCAATGCTTCTTCTGAAATATCAACTAGAACGttctttcaaaaaacattttggagCCCCCTGTTTTTGTGGATCCCAAGAACATATTTGGTCTGCATGTTGAGTAATCCAGCCTTGCTTGGTAGGGAAGCGCTTCTAACTCTCTGTATACATCTTTTCTGTTTGACTTGCTGCAATGAGTCCATATtaattttttagttaatttaaaaacccaatgaagtagaaaaaaacagatgaacttcaaaattttacttgtttagtttttaatattcagTGATGAACACTGAAGGGCTACAGTTTAAGAAATAAAGCATGAGATATATTTCCAGTCTCAATTGGATCATGtctccacaaataaaatagaaaccgAAAGGATAATCTTAATAagtcaactttaaaaaatctacttttaaGTGAAACAAAGAGTTTGGGGCCTCATAGAGacagattatttttcttcacagctcAAATCACAGATAACTGTTACTCAACCCTTCCCTTTACTTTCCTGGGCGCAGAAAAATGCAGGTCACTGCAAAATAGGGAGGCTAATTGCAAACCAGATGTGCACGGTCACACACTTTGAAAAGCCTACACAGGGGAGCTTCCAAAAAGGAAGGTGTGGATACAGATGCACTGATCCCATGACTTCAGCTCATGCAACTACAGAGCAGAGTTCTTGAATTAGCAGACCGGAGTAATCACTTATTGGACAAatgttaagattttaaaatatacctctGCAGTGCTAAAGCTTTTTTTCAATTCACCTTATGTTTAATAGTTATACTTTAAAGATTATGTTTCAGATTTGTGGGTGGGTTGAAAGTGAGTGGGAAATGAAGAACCATAAGTACAGACAACATATTGGAGATCTTTACAAGATCTAAAATTCCTTGGCCCTGATTCTAACCAGTATAAACTAGCCAAGGTATTAATAGGAGATATCTTTGGTTTTTCTGAATGATAAGGGTGAAAAAAAAGTACACACTTAATCCTGGCGAAAATATATACACCTGATGATTTCTTATCAGTTTGATGCAGCTcaaaaagagtaggaaaaaaggGTTAATGACAATAAAATGACTTAAAGTAGATAGAAAATAATAAGTTGGTGATAGAAACTAAGAGTGTGAGAAAGACTATCTCATATACCATTTTGggaggtgtttgtgtgtgtgtgcatgtgtcccCCAGAGGCAGAAGTTGTTAGTCATCCTCCTGCTCCTTGGACACCATTCTTATGCATCTGTGCtgggtcacttttttttttttttttggtgaggaagattggccctgagctaacatccactgccaatcttccactttttgcttgaggaaggttgtcgctgagctaatatctgtgccaatcttcctctgttttgtatgtgggatgccactacagcatggcttgatgagcgttgtgtaggtctacacccaggatccaaacctccaAACCCccagctgcagaagcagagcatgtgaacttagccactacgctACAGGCTGCCCCCTGGGTCACTCTTTGGATTGGTTGATTCTCATTTACTCAAACTTTGTCCCCTTAATAAATAATCATGCCGATAGGTTTGAtgtgtgtttctttatttgttgtaTTCTTATAATTCATGGATTGTTcttttattctgtatatttttaaagtttataaatggCATTGTCATACAAATCAATGTTACTCAGAATACTGACCCCCAAATTCTTTGTTACTGGCCTGtgttaagacaagaaaaataattgagaattAGCATGTAGAaacatttttcctatgttttgttTGCTCtgattatatttaaattacataaaagGTAATTTTGTGTCTTTGGAATCTAATGATAAAAATTCAAGCCTATGTTTTGtatatcttcactttttaaaatttcatttttctagtaattgtttttacttcattttacaaTCTAATAGGTCTGTGATTGTttagaaatttaataaaactgGTCCTTTATCACAAATACTCCAAGAAGCACAGCTAAGGTCTTCATTGTACTTAtcacttttttcattcagcactgTGTCTTTACCATCTGTCCACAATCTGAGTATTGTATAATTTCCCTTGATTTCCTTTGAACCCAAGGGCTCTAAAGTGAATATAATTTGGTTCTAAAGCTTGtggtttttaaaactatttttaattactaTCTAAATTTATTGCATTATGGTTGGAGAATGTAATCTTGGTGATATTgattcttgagagagagagatttcacaAATTATTTTGGGATAGAGGAATTATCAGAGAATTAGCAGAGGCATAAAAGCATACATAATCATAATCACCCTCCAATAATGACCTAAATACCAGAAGACCATTAatactttttcctttaagaagGAAAACGAACAAactaaagataaacaaatagatatTGGCCTCATAAGCATGAGCTTTGGCCCAAACGGCCCTGTAGCCATGACCTATTAGGAGCACTGATGGTAGATTAGACCACTGGCTTAGAGAGCACCCCTCTGTATCAGGTTTGAAAGCCTTTGGTGAAGGCTGGCTGGCACAATTTCAGGCTCTTGCTCATCTCAGTTTCCTTGGGAAATATTTGAAGGTACAAACAGTTAAATTCAGGATCATTACATT
This genomic window contains:
- the FGG gene encoding fibrinogen gamma chain yields the protein MSWSLYPRNLILYFYTLFLLSSTCLAYVATRDNCCILDERFGSYCPTTCGIADFLSNYQTSVDKDLQDFEDILHRAENQTSEAEQLIQAIRTSYNPDEPPKTGRIDAATRESKKMMEEIVKYEALVVTHESTIRFLQDIYNSNNQKIINLKQKVAQLEAKCQEPCRDTVHIQDTTGKDCQDIANKGAKESGLYFIKPLKAKQQFLVYCEIDATGNGWTVLQKRLDGSVDFKKNWIQYKEGFGYLSPTGTTEFWLGNEKIHLISTQTTIPYVLRVQLEDWNGKTSTADYSTFRVGPENDKYRLTYAYFMGGEAGDAFDGFDFGDDPSDKVFTSHNGMQFSTWDNDNDRFEGNCAEQDGSGWWMNKCHAGHLNGVYYQGGTYSKSSTLNGYDNGIIWATWKSRWYSMKKTTMKIIPFNRIAIGEGQQFHLGAAKQAGDV